Proteins from one Ascaphus truei isolate aAscTru1 chromosome 19, aAscTru1.hap1, whole genome shotgun sequence genomic window:
- the LOC142469970 gene encoding uncharacterized protein LOC142469970 isoform X2, with product MGGKLSKKKKGYCLGAGKEGESTETTEVEQKEPEIQDGQKGAAESNGEKPQTDKTESNGASEQKSQAKEQPGEEVTSSETTKDDSNTDQMPESCVDAKQEQAEKTEASVEARGTSQDKKQNTEGAETSPAVETPQLVQEPEKIPKDELNKNLHSSSAAKDSCKPTVLEPEVKESKVPEQAEVKESKVPEQAEVKESKVLEQAEVKESKVPEQAEVKESKVPEQAEVKESKVPEQAEVKESKVPEQAEVKESKVPEQAEVKESKVPEQAEVKESKMPEQVEVKESKVPGQREAPQVNDVIQDSVAQAPLLSSIPVTAQDVMESKQEMHPEPEQKQPVAEKKVDYLERASEPVSALDPMHLPQPMAEQAPQEHVHAPEPVTEPAAEAVVDPVVPAPVAEHAVPEPAAKPDASESVQAPMSETDTEAKHVVVLLAEPPKQTQVPEQLAQVKTDEHTAGTSGIHQESGGGGQNPIATETESAGQPSNVVEVALAKQEMEKKDRIAESPPKGQEDAAELSISKEPETPDVHLGEQSATKNLNHVSDVHVPEQDVQGREADGKAKIKAGLETEQDKTASNTDVAAEMASKSSTTELHDPAAQANSEDKILNHATPFEVDKENVSSAMPQINDKQVVRNGLPIKEETKVKANLETGSYDHLISDLNRQNEDCEMQVCTN from the exons ATGGGAGGAAAATTAAGTAAGAAGAAAAAGGGATACTGTTTGGGTGCTGGTAAAGAAGGTGAATCCACAGAAACCACAGAAGTTGAACAAAAAGAACCTGAGATTCAGGATGGCCAAAAAGGTGCAGCTGAATCAAATGGGGAAAAACCTCAGACTGACAAAACAGAGAGCAATGGTGCCAGTGAGCAGAAATCCCAGGCAAAGGAGCAGCCTGGCGAAGAAGTAACGTCCAGTGAAACAACCAAAGATGACTCCAACACGGACCAAATGCCAGAAAGCTGTGTTGATGCAAAACAAGAGCAAGCAGAGAAAACAGAGGCGAGCGTGGAAGCAAGGGGAACGTCACaagataaaaaacaaaatacagaagGTGCAGAGACGAGTCCGGCTGTGGAAACGCCTCAACTGGTTCAGGAGCCGGAGAAAATCCCGAAGGACGAATTGAATAAGAACTTGCATTCATCCTCTGCTGCTAAGGATTCTTGTAAACCTACTGTTCTAGAGCCAgaggtgaaggagagtaaggtgCCAGAGCAGGCTgaggtgaaggagagtaaggtgCCAGAGCAGGCTgaggtgaaggagagtaaggtgCTAGAGCAGGCTgaggtgaaggagagtaaggtgCCAGAGCAGGCTgaggtgaaggagagtaaggtgCCAGAGCAGGCTgaggtgaaggagagtaaggtgCCAGAGCAGGCTgaggtgaaggagagtaaggtgCCAGAGCAGGCTgaggtgaaggagagtaaggtgCCAGAGCAGGCTgaggtgaaggagagtaaggtgCCAGAGCAGGCTGAGGTGAAGGAGAGTAAGATGCCAGAGCAGGTGgaggtgaaggagagtaag GTGCCAGGGCAACGGGAGGCTCCTCAAGTAAATGACGTCATACAAGACTCTGTGGCTCAAGCGCCTCTGCTGTCATCCATCCCAGTGACTGCACAGGACGTCATGGAGTCTAAACAGGAAATGCATCCAGAGCCTGAGCAGAAACAGCCTGTGGCTGAGAAGAAAGTGGATTACCTTGAGAGGGCCTCTGAGCCAGTGTCAGCCCTTGATCCTATGCACCTTCCTCAGCCAATGGCAGAGCAAGCACCTCAAGAGCATGTGCACGCACCTGAGCCAGTGACAGAGCCTGCAGCAGAAGCAGTGGTGGACCCAGTAGTACCAGCACCAGTGGCAGAGCATGCAGTACCTGAGCCAGCGGCAAAGCCAGATGCCAGTGAGTCTGTTCAGGCGCCTATGTCCGAAACTGACACGGAGGCCAAGCACGTGGTTGTATTGCTGGCTGAGCCACCAAAACAAACCCAAGTGCCTGAGCAGCTTGCTCAAGTTAAGACAGATGAACACACTGCTGGCACAAGCGGCATACATCAGGAATCGGGTGGTGGGGGACAGAATCCAATAGCCACTGAAACAGAATCTGCAGGGCAGCCATCCAACGTGGTGGAAGTGGCCTTGGCAAAACAAGAGATGGAAAAAAAGGATCGGATTGCTGAAAGTCCCCCCAAAGGGCAGGAAGATGCCGCAGAACTCAGTATCTCTAAAGAGCCGGAGACCCCCGATGTGCATTTGGGAGAACAAAGTGCCACAAAAAATCTGAACCATGTCTCGGACGTACATGTGCCAGAGCAGGACGTTCAGGGGAGGGAGGCAGACGGCAAAGCCAAAATAAAGGCTGGTCTGGAGACAGAGCAAGATAAGACTGCTTCTAACACTGACGTGGCAGCTGAAATGGCTTCCAAATCCTCAACCACAGAACTGCACGATCCAGCTGCCCAAGCCAATTCCGAAGATAAAATCCTAAACCATGCAACCCCATTTGAAGTAGACAAAGAAAATGTTTCCTCTGCTATGCCGCAAATCAATGACAAACAAGTGGTCCGCAATGGGCTGCCTATCAAAGAAGAAACTAAGGTCAAAGCAAATCTAGAAACCGGCTCATATGACCATCTGATTAGTGACCTAAACAGGCAGAATGAAGATTGTGAAATGCAAGTGTGCACTAACTAA
- the LOC142469970 gene encoding uncharacterized protein LOC142469970 isoform X1 gives MGGKLSKKKKGYCLGAGKEGESTETTEVEQKEPEIQDGQKGAAESNGEKPQTDKTESNGASEQKSQAKEQPGEEVTSSETTKDDSNTDQMPESCVDAKQEQAEKTEASVEARGTSQDKKQNTEGAETSPAVETPQLVQEPEKIPKDELNKNLHSSSAAKDSCKPTVLEPEVKESKVPEQAEVKESKVPEQAEVKESKVLEQAEVKESKVPEQAEVKESKVPEQAEVKESKVPEQAEVKESKVPEQAEVKESKVPEQAEVKESKVPEQAEVKESKMPEQVEVKESKVPEQAEVESKVPGQREAPQVNDVIQDSVAQAPLLSSIPVTAQDVMESKQEMHPEPEQKQPVAEKKVDYLERASEPVSALDPMHLPQPMAEQAPQEHVHAPEPVTEPAAEAVVDPVVPAPVAEHAVPEPAAKPDASESVQAPMSETDTEAKHVVVLLAEPPKQTQVPEQLAQVKTDEHTAGTSGIHQESGGGGQNPIATETESAGQPSNVVEVALAKQEMEKKDRIAESPPKGQEDAAELSISKEPETPDVHLGEQSATKNLNHVSDVHVPEQDVQGREADGKAKIKAGLETEQDKTASNTDVAAEMASKSSTTELHDPAAQANSEDKILNHATPFEVDKENVSSAMPQINDKQVVRNGLPIKEETKVKANLETGSYDHLISDLNRQNEDCEMQVCTN, from the coding sequence ATGGGAGGAAAATTAAGTAAGAAGAAAAAGGGATACTGTTTGGGTGCTGGTAAAGAAGGTGAATCCACAGAAACCACAGAAGTTGAACAAAAAGAACCTGAGATTCAGGATGGCCAAAAAGGTGCAGCTGAATCAAATGGGGAAAAACCTCAGACTGACAAAACAGAGAGCAATGGTGCCAGTGAGCAGAAATCCCAGGCAAAGGAGCAGCCTGGCGAAGAAGTAACGTCCAGTGAAACAACCAAAGATGACTCCAACACGGACCAAATGCCAGAAAGCTGTGTTGATGCAAAACAAGAGCAAGCAGAGAAAACAGAGGCGAGCGTGGAAGCAAGGGGAACGTCACaagataaaaaacaaaatacagaagGTGCAGAGACGAGTCCGGCTGTGGAAACGCCTCAACTGGTTCAGGAGCCGGAGAAAATCCCGAAGGACGAATTGAATAAGAACTTGCATTCATCCTCTGCTGCTAAGGATTCTTGTAAACCTACTGTTCTAGAGCCAgaggtgaaggagagtaaggtgCCAGAGCAGGCTgaggtgaaggagagtaaggtgCCAGAGCAGGCTgaggtgaaggagagtaaggtgCTAGAGCAGGCTgaggtgaaggagagtaaggtgCCAGAGCAGGCTgaggtgaaggagagtaaggtgCCAGAGCAGGCTgaggtgaaggagagtaaggtgCCAGAGCAGGCTgaggtgaaggagagtaaggtgCCAGAGCAGGCTgaggtgaaggagagtaaggtgCCAGAGCAGGCTgaggtgaaggagagtaaggtgCCAGAGCAGGCTGAGGTGAAGGAGAGTAAGATGCCAGAGCAGGTGgaggtgaaggagagtaaggtgCCAGAGCAGGCGGAGGTGGAGAGTAAGGTGCCAGGGCAACGGGAGGCTCCTCAAGTAAATGACGTCATACAAGACTCTGTGGCTCAAGCGCCTCTGCTGTCATCCATCCCAGTGACTGCACAGGACGTCATGGAGTCTAAACAGGAAATGCATCCAGAGCCTGAGCAGAAACAGCCTGTGGCTGAGAAGAAAGTGGATTACCTTGAGAGGGCCTCTGAGCCAGTGTCAGCCCTTGATCCTATGCACCTTCCTCAGCCAATGGCAGAGCAAGCACCTCAAGAGCATGTGCACGCACCTGAGCCAGTGACAGAGCCTGCAGCAGAAGCAGTGGTGGACCCAGTAGTACCAGCACCAGTGGCAGAGCATGCAGTACCTGAGCCAGCGGCAAAGCCAGATGCCAGTGAGTCTGTTCAGGCGCCTATGTCCGAAACTGACACGGAGGCCAAGCACGTGGTTGTATTGCTGGCTGAGCCACCAAAACAAACCCAAGTGCCTGAGCAGCTTGCTCAAGTTAAGACAGATGAACACACTGCTGGCACAAGCGGCATACATCAGGAATCGGGTGGTGGGGGACAGAATCCAATAGCCACTGAAACAGAATCTGCAGGGCAGCCATCCAACGTGGTGGAAGTGGCCTTGGCAAAACAAGAGATGGAAAAAAAGGATCGGATTGCTGAAAGTCCCCCCAAAGGGCAGGAAGATGCCGCAGAACTCAGTATCTCTAAAGAGCCGGAGACCCCCGATGTGCATTTGGGAGAACAAAGTGCCACAAAAAATCTGAACCATGTCTCGGACGTACATGTGCCAGAGCAGGACGTTCAGGGGAGGGAGGCAGACGGCAAAGCCAAAATAAAGGCTGGTCTGGAGACAGAGCAAGATAAGACTGCTTCTAACACTGACGTGGCAGCTGAAATGGCTTCCAAATCCTCAACCACAGAACTGCACGATCCAGCTGCCCAAGCCAATTCCGAAGATAAAATCCTAAACCATGCAACCCCATTTGAAGTAGACAAAGAAAATGTTTCCTCTGCTATGCCGCAAATCAATGACAAACAAGTGGTCCGCAATGGGCTGCCTATCAAAGAAGAAACTAAGGTCAAAGCAAATCTAGAAACCGGCTCATATGACCATCTGATTAGTGACCTAAACAGGCAGAATGAAGATTGTGAAATGCAAGTGTGCACTAACTAA